A region of Streptomyces sp. NBC_01788 DNA encodes the following proteins:
- a CDS encoding LacI family DNA-binding transcriptional regulator — MTAAGKHQVSRAETSRRGSRPGRAGIRDVAAAAGVSITTVSDALNGKGRLPDATRRHVREVADRLGYRPSAAARTLRTGKSGLIGLTVTTYGDEPFTFTEFAYFAEMARAATSAALARGYALVILPATSRHDVWSNVALDGTVVIDPSDQDPVVSELVRQGLPVVSDGRPAGALPVTAWVDNDHEAAVLGILDHLAEAGARRIGLLTGTTTDTYTHLSTTAYLQWCKRVGQDPVYEAYPAHDPCAGAVAADRLLARPDRPDAVYGLFDPNGTDLLAAARRYGLRVPDDLLLVCCSESTVYASTEPPITTLSLKPRRIGTAVVQLLIDAIEGVESDQPVEQVIPTELIVRTSSQRRTQRRTVSPPRASEDR, encoded by the coding sequence ATGACAGCAGCAGGGAAGCACCAGGTGAGCCGCGCGGAAACCTCACGCCGAGGAAGCCGGCCGGGCCGGGCGGGCATCAGAGACGTGGCCGCCGCCGCCGGAGTCTCCATCACGACCGTCTCCGACGCCCTCAACGGCAAGGGACGGCTCCCCGACGCCACCCGGCGCCATGTCCGCGAGGTCGCCGACCGGCTGGGGTACCGCCCCTCGGCCGCGGCCCGCACGCTCCGTACCGGCAAGTCCGGCCTCATCGGCCTGACCGTGACCACGTACGGGGATGAACCTTTCACCTTCACCGAGTTCGCGTACTTCGCCGAGATGGCCCGCGCCGCCACCTCGGCCGCGCTCGCCCGCGGCTACGCCCTCGTCATCCTGCCCGCGACCTCGCGCCACGACGTGTGGTCGAACGTCGCCCTGGACGGCACGGTCGTCATCGATCCCTCCGACCAGGACCCCGTCGTCAGCGAACTGGTGCGGCAGGGCTTACCGGTGGTCAGCGACGGCCGCCCGGCCGGGGCGCTCCCGGTCACCGCCTGGGTCGACAACGACCACGAAGCCGCCGTCCTCGGCATCCTCGACCACCTCGCCGAGGCCGGCGCCCGCCGCATCGGCCTGCTCACCGGCACCACGACGGACACCTACACCCACCTGTCGACGACCGCCTACCTCCAGTGGTGCAAGCGCGTCGGCCAGGACCCGGTGTACGAGGCCTACCCCGCCCACGACCCGTGCGCGGGCGCCGTCGCCGCCGACCGGCTGCTGGCCCGCCCCGACCGGCCCGACGCCGTCTACGGGCTGTTCGACCCCAACGGCACCGACCTGCTCGCCGCCGCCCGCCGCTACGGCCTGCGCGTCCCCGACGACCTGCTGCTGGTGTGCTGCAGCGAGTCCACGGTGTACGCCAGCACCGAGCCGCCCATCACCACGCTCTCCCTGAAGCCGCGCCGGATCGGCACGGCGGTCGTCCAGCTCCTCATCGACGCCATCGAAGGGGTCGAGTCGGACCAGCCGGTCGAGCAGGTCATACCGACCGAGCTGATCGTGCGCACCTCGTCGCAGCGACGCACCCAGCGCAGGACGGTCAGCCCGCCCCGCGCGTCGGAGGACCGCTAG